The Montipora capricornis isolate CH-2021 chromosome 3, ASM3666992v2, whole genome shotgun sequence genome includes the window ACAATGCAAGTTTTTCCCCACAAACCGTAAACTAAATAAAAGTTAACATTAAATCCAGCtgccttcctttttttcttctccgTGTGTGCTGGGCTGCAATAGAAAGCTCGGCCGGCTAGAATTCTAAATACGACGAAAAAAACGATGTTTTCGTCCTTTTTCACAGTGCTGAAAAAGATACCGCCCTATGCATCTTTTGACATTGAATTCTCGTCTTCAGTTCACGAGTCGACGTTTATTTAGTTCAGGTGTGATATTCTGTTCTGTTGTCAGTTCAGTTTGCAGCCAGTTATCGCGTCTGTCCATGCCGGTcataaaaatttagttttatcaaaaCGTTTAAGGTAAATAAAGATTTGAGGGTCGACGTTTCAAACTTTTGTTCTTCGTCAGAGAGGATGGCTGATCATGGCTCGAAACATGAGCTTCCCACCGACGTAGCAATACATTTTATCTAGACAATAACCCCTTCATTCTGTCCATAGTCGTTCCAATTTTTCCCTGTTTGTCGTCTCGCTTTCATCAACCAAATTGGTTGCAATCTAAGTAACTACGTTTTCCGGTTCTTTTATCACCCACTTAATCTTggcaaaaacatttatttgctaacATCATAAAGATGTATCTATTCGGGTGAATGGAGAACTCAAAATTTCACTCTCAAAGATTCAATTGAAGCTTggaaaccaaatgaaaacataaaaattttgaaataaaatctaCTGGTCTTTACGAAATAAGAGGAAGGTCACGCCTTATAATCTGCACGCCCTCGTCAACTTTTACGTCATTCTAGTTGACCGCGAGCTATTCGCCAACTAAAAGGATTCGCTGTTAATAGATTAAATTTTCGATTATCCCAGCTGAGTCATCGTTTAAAGAAAGATATCcctttattaaattccttattGGAGAAATTCAAACATAATTTGGGCATCTTGCTGTCAGTTTTCGCTCAGAGGTACAACGAAATATATTGCTTTAACAGGAAATTATTTTCTAGCATACTAGGACCGACAAAACAAACACAAGGCCATAAAGCACTTTGCATTTTCATATATCATGGTAGAGACGAATAGAATACAGGGCCTTGAAGGACATACGTGATCTATTGATATTGCTATTATAACAACTAATATCAGAcacagtttaaaaaaatacatcagTTAGACTACATcacaaaaaaattctgtttATAACCGTGATTAACAGTTATCATGTACTGATGGTCTTTCAGTTAAATCTTAATGGACTGTACTTGAAACAATGGCAATCGATACAAACGACTTGAAGGATTGTTACAACAGGCATTTTGTAGTGAATTTGCTCAACCTCTTTTGAACGAGTATGCATTGTCAGGCAGTTTGTTTGGTTGGCAGGTTTGTTTGGTTGGACGGGAAGGAACTGAATTTTGCGTGTGTGCTTGTGTAAACGGTCAATTTCCTTGTCGCTGGAGTGTTCCCCTATCCTGTCCCTCTCAGTAGCTTTTAATGCTTTCTACGAAAGATTCGTTGCGTTAGATGTGCTCTATCAGGGGGCCGGTTTCAGTGATATAACCAATCTCATTGGTAAATATGACGGGCGCGAAggcaataattgttttattaaattccttaaactctaaaagtttggaagttcggaatacgagcgaaaaaaagggagaaaatctgAGCGAAGTTGAAAAAAACTccatgaagatgcgatgttgtgtaatacctcgtggtcagacagacgcaggctcgtcacaaaaaacattttttgtcttttcgcgtacttctaaacgtcggaattgatccaaactttccacaaaaaggtttttttgttCTGCTTAGCAACACTtagcgcaatcaattgccatataaggtcaactaaggtatatgagttgataaccgagattgagtgaaccaatcagagcacgagaaatgcattaactgAGGTTGAAAAATGAATAATATTTAATAACCTCGAAACGTTTGGATCTTGATTTAGAAAATTTCGTTTCCCGCCCCGAACGGTAGTTACAGGAAAGATCGTAAATTACAACGTTGTTAAAATAGAAAGTTTCTCGACATTTCGGTAATGCTCCCTTCATCGAGGGAAATATGCATGATGTCGACACGTTGCAAATTAGGAGCAATGCCGAAGCGTTGGACAAGTCAAGATAAGTTCCTATTTTGTCAGCGTTTTAATTAAAATCTTTTATCATTTATCACCAACAATAACGCTGCCCAGGACAAGGCTTGAACATTTCATAATTTTGGCTGACTGAAATGATTGACATCAAAGTCACTTTAAAATACCATGGGATTTATATTGCACACCCAGCGGTGATATCTTTGTCTTTGATGGATTTCGTGTCCAGGAGACTTTTTGATGTCAAGGTGATCAATTTCGGCTGGCACAGCCGGTATTGTTATGCATTGTCAATAAAGAGTCGGTGATTCTTTGATTTCACTGTTTAGACCAGTTAAATATCTTCTTGCAGCGCCGGTGGGTTTATCATGACCAGTGTTTGTATGTGCCGTGCCCAAGGGACTTCGTTATTGTTAGACGGATTAGGAAAACTTTGATGCAACTTCTATTATTTTTCAAGGTTGGCTCGTTGTTTGTTTACACCATTGTAGCAAGATAGCCAGGCATTAAACCGATCATAATAATGAAAGCGCTTAGTGGCGTGCTTGTTTGCAAAGTGTCCTTACGCATTGACACTCTCGCGGTAATTTAAGAGTAGTTTATCGAGGCGTAAAGTGGTCGAAGGGAAAGGAGAACCAGCCTCAAAACTGCCTACGAAACTGCGCAAGAACCTTGTAGCGGAAACTGCTGTTATAAGGCAGATGGTAAAGGACACTAGGGTAATCGCTTTAAGCGAAAGTGATTTTTATCCAtaatcaaaaaaaaagaaatttgcataGAACTCTTAAGCACGTTCTGATTCAAAATGTCAACATCAAGTCAGGTACAAGCATATATGCCACGGCGATCCCTCTGAGCAGGTAGGTGAAATCATCGCCAACTACTTGACAAAAAATGTCGTGTTGGACTTCATTTGTGTTAATGAAGAGCCCTTCCGAGGAGTTCTTCGATGATCACGTTTGTGTTCTGTGTATTGCTGGCTGGATTTGTTGTATGACTGGTAAAACGTTAACAGACGTGAAACGATGCCATATTGTTTGAAGACTTCAGAGAAATCGATATTACATTGCTAAGCTAAATTTACGAGGGTGCTTTTAAAAATGCCATTTCACTCAAGGAAGGGAGTCCCTGGTGATGAGTGATATTCTCCAAAGCACCTGTATTTGATCAGAACTCTTGACTGAAGGAGTAAAATTGTCATTGATTCTCGTCGTCAACTGTCATGTTGTTAAATGGAATTCCTTGCCCTCAGAGCATTGAAACCTTCAGAATATGCATGTGTTGAATATATTTTCATTAACATAGAGCGAAAGAAATACGTTAATTGTCAGTCTGATATATGTCATATCGCAGACGtttcgacttttttttttaatttcaaagctttcagattcatttcttttgtGCAATTTATCTGAGAAGGCTCCGCTAACTATAAATTTGCCGCAAAAGCTCAATGATGGGTTACGCGCAAACAGAGCTACATTACACTAACGATTCACACGGCGTTGGTTTGGTTGCACACAAAGCTACTTATCTGTTTTAGTTTGGTTGGTTGTAAAATCCAACGAAGGGTTAGGAAAGctaaaaatttgccaaaattCAGCACTTTAACTGGTCTCTAATGTTGTTTTGGCAGAATCTGGAAGGGCCATTAGCCGCCGGGCAAATCCGTGAACGACATTCCACGCTGCACCTTTTTCATGTGTCATTGAAGAACATTCCGATTGGATGAGCCTCTGCAAGTCTCGTAGGAAGTGCTTGGGAGAGTATTTATAGGCGAAATACGTCAACATAAACTAAGTTGTAAATCATATCTTGGGAAGTCCTGCAGTTTCTTTTAAGTGTGCGTCATTGAACTCAAAAAGAAAGAGACTAACAGAAGCAGCAAAAGTGTAAGATCTCTGTGCTTTACTAGTCATCACTTATCTCCGTCAAAGACCAAAGGTTGTGACAAACCTGGCCCACTTCAAAGAGGAGTTTACTACGCAAATGAAGGCTATAGTAACCAAGCGACAACAATTATGAATTCACAGTCGTGACATCGGATTAATTGAGGTCGATGCTGTGCAGAGTATAAGAGGATCCTAAAGATCAAGTACTAAAAAGGGTTTAGTGTATGACCATAGAAGTGGCTTGGTGGGAAAAGGGTAGACTTGCCGACGCATATTAATTTAGCAGCGAAGTTGGCATCACGGACTCTAAAATGGCCGCATTAGCCATGCAAAACGATACCGATGCCATAGGAAGAGAAGGTTCATCCCGGATACTGGAGACTCCACAAGGAAAGGCCCAGCTATGTGTTTATGTATTAACGTTTCTCCTGGGATCCGTTGGCAATGTCTTGGTGCTGTTGGTGGTCCGAGCCAAGAAACACAGGACTGTCAATGACTTGTTTATTGCAAACCTGGCCATTTCGGACCTTCTTATGATCAGTTTCCTTCCAGTGTATTTCGTTAAAATGTTCATCAAATTTCACCACTCGACGGCATTCTGTAAGACCATTTCACCAATGGTCACAGTCACGTTTTTCGTCAGTGTGTTCACTTTGACCTCGATGGCAGTCCATCGGTGCTATGTCATCACAAATCCATTTAAGCCCGTGATGCGCAGATGGAAGATTGTCATCTGGTTAATTGGCTTGTGGATCGCTTCCTTCTTGGCTGTTCTTCCACTTGTAATTGTTGCTAAAGGTGGCTTTGGAACCGAATGCAAAGAAACATGGGACTTCAACACCGGAGCCAAAGTCTACACCGTTTGTCTCTTTGTGCTGCAGTATTCTCTTCCTTTAATCATCATCACTGCAGCGTACATCCGGATCGCGGTAGACCTACTTAAATCCAGCACGGAGAGATACGGTCCAGGCAAAATCCTCAATGAAAATCACAGGTGCGAAGACAACGGGCCTTTTCGCACTAACGTCTGCCATGAAGACATTCAGGTTTTAAAAACGGTGGCGGTGATCGTCCTTGTATTTGCGATTTGCTTGCTGCCTATCCAACTTTCTTGGATGATGGGGCATTTCGGCGGTGAAAGAGAGCAACGTATTTCAAAGAACGTCTTTACCAAGTTCGATTTTCTCCTCTCCATTTTTCACAGTTGTCTCAACCCACTTGTTTATGGAACACTCACACGACGTTTCAGGAGAGGGTACGTCAAATATCTTGTCCGAATGTGCCCTTGTCTCAGCAAGGTTTTTAACTTCCATAGCATCGGTTCACCGTCGCACGATAATTCTTTTCGTCGGCACCATGGAACATTCGCTGTTGGAAACGAAAATGACAAATTCTCATTGGCTCTTAATGACCCTAATTATCACAACTCTGGGAATCAAACCAAAACCACACCAAAGAATATTTAAAGTCACAGATGATTCACAGTGTGGCTCATTAAACAAACAGTTGTCTCCACGTGGCAAAACATTTGCGGCATACAGGACAAGTCAGGAAGAACAAGCCACCAGAGTTTATGGCGGGGAAGAGGTGGCTGGTAAATTCTACTTATGCAAAGTAATAAGATTTTTCCCTATCGCTGGCTCCACGAATGTCTAAACAACACAAAATTCTTGAAGAATTTATCTTTCCCTTAGTTCTGTTTAACTCCCAAAAGAAAGTGCGGCTTGCTTGAATTTCTTCTCGTTGCCTAGTGCTTTTTTTTATGAGGCTTTTCATTTACGTAATCGCCCTAGCCTCCCCTCCCCATGGGATCCTCTGTCTGTTAGAAGCGTTTCCAAGAATCAACATTAGTGTATTATTGAACGGAAAGCATTTCATTACCACGAACAAGCATGTATGAATTTATTTTCCCGGCACTGTATCAACCATACAGTGTGGCCACAATTTTAACAATACTTGATTCCCAGCCAGGCTTTGGTACACTTGGTGTATCTCATTTATTCCTTTGTCTTGGAAATATACAACGACTATTTGCgttccctttaaaaaaataGTGTCGCATgtcaaaaaaggagaaaaaatttCTACGTTATTCTATATGTTCATTTCTTAGTGCAAGAGCTTAGAACGTAAAATAGACTAAATTTCAACaagctttaaaaattaatatgtataAATGTTATTATAAAGGACCGGAAATTCGATATTTATGTTGATTGAAAAATGGGATATTTACCAAGGAGATGTTGCTCGTTTTCAACTTGACTTGTTCCGAGTGCTGACAGGTTCTCAGGTGCTTATGGAGTTTTACGAGACGAATGCAATGCGTTTTCCAAAAATTCGAGGGGGAGTATTCAAGTTTTATTGCTTGCCACTAGATTCTATTCTCTTCTGCTCAAGTTAAAATATACGATTTGTAAAATTGTGAGACAAATCTGTCGACTGTCTTTTTCTCacttttaaatttctcttgCGAGATCCTATAAAAAGTTAGATTTTCCTTAAGCATTTCTATTATAGATTAATTTGCTAAAATAGCTacaaaatttcaacattttataTTGCTCAAAGGgaccaagaaaaagaaacttaatgaTCGAATCAATTTGCTAACATCAAGTTAATGATCAGAGGCATTGTGCGGTAAGTAGTTTCAACACCTTGCAAGAGAAACTTGAGACATTCACACTCAATACTCACTTGAAGAACTCGAggccatttttaaaataagCAATTTGAAATGAGTGGAAAAAGGTAATGTTACATTACAGGCCGCGGTTAAAGCACTGAATTTGTTGTCACCTTTCCATCCGTGGGTCTCAGTTAAATGGATTACACTGACTACATCCGATACAAAATAAAGATGTTCTTCTTTGTGTAAAATGTGGTCTGTTGATAAAGCATACCAATTACATTAGAGGTCGAAAACCGAAGgggtcaacctcgttcccagggtctctcttgtaACCTGTtacaagagagaccctgggaacgaggttgccaaaAGGgcaatgtcacgcaaaatgatgtaatttcgtgacacccaaaatgccaaaaaaattgagtgaaacattgcaataaccacttaaaattgttgaacaacataaacgaaaaacagcaaaaggaaagagaccaTGGATAGACACAAATCCAGAATCATCTTTGTGAtataacgataattttatcattttactGACGGAATTCTacatta containing:
- the LOC138044001 gene encoding melatonin receptor type 1B-like isoform X1, which encodes MAALAMQNDTDAIGREGSSRILETPQGKAQLCVYVLTFLLGSVGNVLVLLVVRAKKHRTVNDLFIANLAISDLLMISFLPVYFVKMFIKFHHSTAFCKTISPMVTVTFFVSVFTLTSMAVHRCYVITNPFKPVMRRWKIVIWLIGLWIASFLAVLPLVIVAKGGFGTECKETWDFNTGAKVYTVCLFVLQYSLPLIIITAAYIRIAVDLLKSSTERYGPGKILNENHRCEDNGPFRTNVCHEDIQVLKTVAVIVLVFAICLLPIQLSWMMGHFGGEREQRISKNVFTKFDFLLSIFHSCLNPLVYGTLTRRFRRGYVKYLVRMCPCLSKVFNFHSIGSPSHDNSFRRHHGTFAVGNENDKFSLALNDPNYHNSGNQTKTTPKNI